A single region of the Stenotrophomonas sp. Marseille-Q4652 genome encodes:
- a CDS encoding nucleoside deaminase, protein MIANPDYRALLDTAINEARQGLAEGGIPIGAALYHGDGRLLGCGHNRRVQEDDPSIHGETDAFRKAGRQRSYRDTIMVTTLAPCWYCSGLVRQFNIGTVVVGESVTFQGGIDWLRENGVKVIDLADERCIGMMRDFIAAQPELWNEDIGE, encoded by the coding sequence ATGATCGCCAACCCCGACTACCGCGCCCTGCTCGACACCGCCATCAACGAAGCCCGCCAGGGTCTGGCCGAGGGCGGCATCCCGATCGGCGCGGCCCTGTACCACGGCGACGGCCGCCTGCTCGGCTGCGGCCACAACCGCCGCGTGCAGGAGGATGACCCGTCCATCCACGGCGAGACCGATGCCTTCCGCAAGGCCGGCCGCCAGCGCTCCTACCGCGACACCATCATGGTCACCACGCTGGCCCCGTGCTGGTACTGCTCGGGCCTGGTACGCCAGTTCAACATCGGTACCGTGGTGGTGGGCGAGTCGGTCACCTTCCAGGGCGGCATCGACTGGCTGCGCGAGAACGGAGTCAAGGTGATCGACCTGGCCGACGAGCGCTGCATCGGCATGATGCGCGACTTCATCGCCGCCCAGCCGGAGCTGTGGAACGAGGACATCGGAGAATGA
- the hslU gene encoding ATP-dependent protease ATPase subunit HslU, giving the protein MSHKIEVSSSTMTPREIVQELDRHIVGQHDAKRAVAIALRNRWRRMQLPDELRNEVMPKNILMIGPTGVGKTEIARRLATLANAPFVKVEATRFTEVGYVGKDVEQIIRDLADTAVKLYREQAKVRVRTQAEERAEDRILDALLPRRAVGIGFDAEAARNEPSAADSETRIKFRRMLRNGELDDREIELEIAANVSMDIMTPPGMEEMGQQLKSMFANLGSAKSNKRTMTIKAARPLLIEEEAGKLVNEDDIRSAAIEACEQHGIVFIDEIDKVAKRGDNVGGGDVSREGVQRDLLPLVEGSNVSTKYGTVKTDHILFIASGAFHLAKPSDLIPELQGRFPIRVELGALSKDDFVRILTEPRAALTRQYQALLRTEGVSVEFSTDGVERLAEIAAQVNERQENIGARRLHTVLERLLDTLSYEAPDRGGDSVTIDRAYVDSHLGELVQDPDLSRYIL; this is encoded by the coding sequence ATGTCGCACAAGATTGAAGTTTCCTCCTCGACGATGACCCCGCGCGAGATCGTGCAGGAGCTGGACCGCCACATCGTCGGCCAGCACGACGCCAAGCGCGCGGTCGCCATCGCCCTGCGCAACCGCTGGCGGCGCATGCAGCTGCCCGACGAACTGCGCAACGAGGTGATGCCCAAGAACATCCTGATGATCGGTCCCACCGGCGTGGGCAAGACCGAGATCGCGCGCCGCCTGGCGACGCTGGCCAACGCGCCGTTCGTCAAGGTCGAGGCGACCCGTTTCACCGAGGTCGGCTACGTCGGCAAGGACGTGGAGCAGATCATCCGTGACCTGGCCGATACCGCGGTCAAGCTCTACCGCGAGCAGGCCAAGGTTCGCGTGCGCACCCAGGCCGAGGAGCGCGCCGAGGACCGCATCCTCGATGCGCTGCTGCCACGTCGCGCCGTCGGTATTGGGTTTGACGCCGAGGCTGCGCGCAACGAACCGTCAGCCGCCGACAGCGAGACCCGCATCAAGTTCCGCCGCATGCTGCGCAACGGCGAGCTGGACGACCGGGAGATCGAACTGGAGATCGCCGCCAACGTGTCCATGGACATCATGACCCCGCCGGGCATGGAGGAAATGGGCCAGCAGCTGAAGTCGATGTTCGCCAACCTCGGCAGCGCCAAGTCCAACAAGCGCACCATGACGATCAAGGCCGCGCGGCCGCTGCTGATCGAGGAAGAGGCCGGCAAGCTGGTCAACGAGGATGACATCCGCAGCGCGGCGATCGAGGCCTGCGAGCAGCACGGCATCGTGTTCATCGACGAGATCGACAAGGTCGCCAAGCGCGGTGACAACGTCGGTGGCGGCGATGTCAGCCGCGAGGGCGTGCAGCGCGACCTGCTGCCGCTGGTGGAAGGCTCCAACGTGTCGACCAAGTACGGCACGGTCAAGACCGACCACATCCTGTTCATTGCCTCGGGCGCCTTCCACCTGGCCAAGCCCAGCGACCTGATCCCCGAGCTGCAGGGCCGCTTCCCGATCCGCGTGGAACTTGGCGCGCTGAGCAAGGATGACTTCGTGCGCATCCTCACCGAGCCCAGGGCCGCGCTGACCCGCCAGTACCAGGCGTTGCTCAGGACCGAGGGCGTGTCGGTGGAGTTCTCCACCGATGGCGTGGAGCGTCTGGCCGAGATCGCCGCGCAGGTCAACGAGCGGCAGGAGAACATCGGTGCCCGCCGCCTGCACACCGTGCTGGAGCGGCTGCTGGACACGCTCAGCTACGAGGCCCCGGACCGCGGCGGCGACAGCGTCACCATCGACCGCGCCTACGTTGACTCGCACCTGGGCGAGCTGGTGCAGGATCCGGACCTGAGCCGCTACATCCTCTGA
- the hslV gene encoding ATP-dependent protease subunit HslV, whose amino-acid sequence MDPSQNPNVFHATTIVCIRRGDKVAIAGDGQVTLGHTVMKGNARKVRRLGREGQVLAGFAGAAADAFTLFELFEAKLEKHGQLQRAAVELAKDWRTERRLGKLEALLAVADRETSLIISGTGDVIEPEDGIIAIGSGGSYALSAARALVAHTELDARTIATEAIGIAGDICIYTNRNVVVEEL is encoded by the coding sequence ATGGATCCCAGCCAGAACCCGAATGTCTTCCACGCCACCACGATCGTGTGCATCCGCCGCGGCGACAAGGTGGCCATTGCCGGCGACGGCCAGGTCACGCTGGGCCACACGGTGATGAAGGGCAATGCGCGCAAGGTGCGTCGCCTGGGCCGCGAGGGCCAGGTGCTGGCCGGATTCGCCGGCGCCGCCGCCGATGCCTTCACCCTGTTCGAATTGTTCGAGGCCAAGCTCGAAAAGCACGGCCAGCTGCAGCGCGCGGCCGTGGAGCTGGCCAAGGACTGGCGCACCGAGCGCCGGCTGGGCAAGCTCGAAGCGCTGCTGGCGGTGGCCGACAGGGAAACCTCGCTGATCATCAGCGGCACCGGCGACGTGATCGAGCCGGAGGACGGCATCATCGCCATCGGTTCCGGTGGCTCCTACGCGCTGTCGGCCGCACGCGCGCTGGTCGCGCACACCGAGCTGGATGCCAGGACCATCGCCACCGAGGCGATCGGCATTGCCGGTGACATCTGCATCTACACCAACCGCAACGTGGTGGTGGAAGAGCTCTGA